In the genome of Cellvibrio sp. KY-YJ-3, one region contains:
- a CDS encoding pirin family protein, which yields MQRQLQQILQGRETSDGAGVRIKRSLGQHQHARFDPFLMLDEFGSSSADDYIAGFPAHPHRGFETVTYMLEGHMLHEDHMGNRGHLRSGDVQWMTAGRGIIHSEMPQQEHGLMRGFQLWLNLPAAEKMKPAHYRDIPAADIPQANLPGGGRIKVIANTAVINDKIVSGPIQGLSTEAIYWDVHLPQHAEFNHAIPSEHNTFIYVYEGDVAIGEDRRKLTQGNAGLLSKGDELKVQALGADTRFLVISGKPIKEPIVQYGPFVMNTTDEIEQAIQDYRAGTLAS from the coding sequence ATGCAACGCCAGTTACAACAAATCCTTCAAGGGCGCGAGACCAGTGATGGTGCTGGTGTTCGCATTAAACGCAGCCTTGGGCAGCATCAACATGCGCGCTTTGATCCCTTCCTGATGCTCGATGAATTTGGTAGCAGCAGTGCAGATGATTACATCGCCGGGTTCCCTGCTCATCCACACCGCGGATTTGAGACAGTGACCTACATGCTTGAGGGCCACATGTTGCATGAAGACCACATGGGCAACAGAGGCCATTTACGCAGCGGTGATGTGCAATGGATGACCGCCGGGCGCGGCATTATCCACTCCGAAATGCCACAGCAGGAACATGGCTTGATGCGCGGTTTTCAGCTCTGGTTGAATTTACCCGCTGCGGAAAAAATGAAACCAGCACACTACCGTGATATTCCGGCCGCCGATATTCCACAAGCAAACTTACCGGGTGGCGGACGCATCAAGGTGATCGCCAACACAGCAGTGATCAATGACAAAATTGTCAGCGGCCCCATTCAAGGGTTAAGCACTGAAGCAATTTATTGGGATGTACATCTACCCCAGCATGCAGAGTTCAATCATGCCATTCCAAGCGAGCACAATACTTTCATCTACGTGTATGAAGGCGATGTTGCAATCGGTGAAGATAGACGTAAGCTCACGCAAGGCAATGCAGGTCTGTTAAGCAAAGGGGATGAACTGAAAGTACAAGCACTCGGCGCAGACACCCGCTTTTTGGTGATTTCAGGTAAACCCATCAAAGAGCCGATTGTGCAGTACGGCCCGTTTGTGATGAATACTACGGATGAAATTGAACAAGCTATTCAGGATTATCGCGCGGGAACCCTGGCTAGCTGA
- a CDS encoding acetylating acetaldehyde dehydrogenase, whose product MQFITSLLKGDFFTGGKAAVAKPSGRLRVGILGTGKIGTDLLIKVQRSPYMECVIFAGRNLQSAGMQHAVKLGVPVSDKGVSVFFDQSCRCDIVFDATSAAHHIEHAQIFDQLGIFAVDLTPSQIGECCVPALGMSEALENKNISMISCGGQSSIPLAYVLASLIPNISRLSLKSVVSPDSIGPGTLANIDEYYRNTRAGLYKYTGINTIDIELISDEAHTQKPMLNTLCAYADAIDMVALRCALLDMEKKVQAYVPGYKLQSEPISIDGGVQIDLTVEGVGDYLPTYAGNLDIINCAAIAVAEHYAQARLAAHQARPLGRRRYQTMVLDY is encoded by the coding sequence ATGCAGTTCATTACATCATTATTAAAAGGCGATTTTTTTACGGGTGGAAAAGCTGCCGTCGCTAAACCGAGTGGTCGGTTGCGGGTAGGTATTTTGGGAACAGGTAAGATCGGGACAGATTTACTGATAAAAGTTCAGCGATCACCCTATATGGAATGTGTAATATTTGCGGGCAGAAATTTACAATCGGCAGGAATGCAACATGCAGTTAAGTTAGGTGTACCTGTCTCCGATAAAGGTGTTAGTGTTTTTTTTGATCAGTCTTGCCGCTGTGATATTGTTTTTGATGCCACATCAGCCGCGCACCATATAGAGCACGCACAAATTTTTGATCAGTTGGGAATATTTGCTGTCGATTTAACGCCGTCTCAAATAGGTGAGTGCTGTGTACCTGCGTTGGGTATGAGTGAAGCGTTGGAAAATAAAAATATCAGTATGATTTCCTGTGGCGGCCAATCATCCATTCCTCTTGCCTATGTGCTAGCCAGCTTGATTCCCAATATTAGTCGCCTCAGCTTGAAGTCTGTTGTCTCTCCTGATTCTATCGGCCCTGGTACTCTTGCCAATATCGATGAGTATTATCGCAATACCCGCGCTGGTTTATATAAATACACTGGTATTAACACGATTGATATTGAGTTGATCAGTGACGAAGCGCATACGCAAAAACCTATGTTAAATACCTTGTGTGCCTATGCGGATGCGATTGATATGGTCGCTTTGCGTTGTGCATTGTTGGACATGGAAAAAAAAGTGCAGGCCTATGTGCCCGGATATAAATTGCAGTCCGAACCCATAAGCATTGATGGTGGTGTGCAAATCGATTTGACTGTGGAGGGCGTTGGCGACTATTTGCCAACCTATGCAGGTAATTTGGATATTATTAATTGTGCGGCAATAGCCGTGGCGGAACATTATGCGCAAGCCAGGTTAGCCGCGCATCAAGCGAGGCCACTGGGGCGTCGCCGTTATCAAACCATGGTTTTAGATTATTAA